TTGGAGCcattaaataattttgatgGGCTTGGAAGCAGACTAGCCCATGTGCTAGCTTGGCTAGTATTCCTGATATCAATTAATCTCTAAAACCCATACATCTTTGATCCAATACAATTGCAACCACAAGAAGATGAAATAACGGGACTTATCCTATTCTGATTAACcctatatatgtatataatgaCATGTGCCTCTTGTTCTTTCTCTTGtctctctaatttttttggagatTTAGCATAGGTACATCTAAGGTTTGAAGTTCCCTATACGACACCTCTGCCATTGACATCGATTGTGAGAAATCTATCCCATAGTTAAAGTTAAATATTAATAATCAATAAACAGCACTAACATCTACTTCGAGCTATTTCTGCTCCAAAGTTGATCCCGACAGATAATCTTATTGGAAAGTTTCTTCTAATACCTAAGATGTTGACTTTAAGGGCACTATATCATCACATGCGTTCGTCGCTGATAATTGTTCACTACACTATGTTGAATGTTCTTCGTCAGTCTCATATTCTGAGAAAACTTCATAGAGACATTAAACCTCAAAGTCTAAATTTTCTAGTTCCTGCTCATCTATAGGTTTATAAGCAGGTTCGTCATGAAGAGTGACATCTTCGATAAATACTACACAAATATTATCTTTCTGTTGATACATTTATTGACAATCATGAGGCTTGTGGGCTTTCAATCCACAAAATCGAACAAAAGTTACAACTACTTAACAGGGTTTACCCTGAGGACAACGAGGTTAGAACCTCTGTGTTTCCTTTTAAAGGCCTCAATTCTTTGTAAGTCTGGATGACTTTTCAGATTTATAAGGCCTTAGTTTTCCCCTGGTACACTTTTTTCATATCAAATTaactttcttcttttcgatCCCTTTGGAAAGTGTCTTGCACTTTTGGCTTCTCGATGGATGTTACAGCCATTTCTACCCAGCACATATTCAATGTGAGAGCAACAACTCTTGTGTAAATAAGGAAACTATTTAGTTGCTTCCTTCGTTTAGGGGTCAGTACTCACTCTCCTCATCGTATACTTTTTTGCTTGGATTCACCCACCCGGACCTTCTACTACCTCTTTTTTCTCAAAGGAGCAAGTCGTAAGCCTTCTTTGTGACCTCTGGCCATGGCTCCGGAAGTCTGtcaaagaaagtctttgagATTGTTGAAATTCACAGCGTCAAAATAGCACATATCAAAAGTCTATAATTTCATTAGAGCATTTAAAGGCTACTCTCTCTACTATTTCTATAGAAAGCAATAAACCACAGAATTCTCTATGCAAGACATCTGTTACGATGGCTTATAGTCCCTTTACAATAAGCTCTTGTCTAGTTTATACCTTAAATCTGTTTGACATAATAAGAATTTCTAAACTTCTGAGCGTTACCGACAAGAGTGGCTTCACATACTTCATACATAGTGTTGGACTATATCCTCCTGCATTTGTCATCATACCAATGGCTGTGACCCATTTATCTATCCTTTCAAACACATGTTTTCCAGTATCAAGATTAAGAAGAGCACCAAGAACTAACAACAGGCCTTAATGGATTATTCATTAAACAGACTATGGTTTGTtcttcttttaccaaaaaaaaaaaactatggtTTGTTCTAAGTGGATAATCGGGCTTATATAAAGTCCATTTCTCTGTTAAAAGCTCAATATATATTCCATCATCAATAGTATCGGAGATTCTTCAGCCAACCCTAAAAATTGCCAAAGATGTCGGGCTAACTTACTAGTATCATTACTATTAAGGTTAGCTGCTCTTTTTACGGGACCTAAAATGAATGGTGTTACCTTTCCTTGCtaaatttttaggacttgaaGGACTTGATTCGAATCTCGTGCCTCAGGCTTCTTTTAATTAGTCTCTGTTTCCATTACATCATGCCTTTCATTGACCAATAAAAATACCTCTGTTGCAAGAGCATTTTTACCTTGTATCTACACAGTCGTTTACATTGTGTAAGCCATTATACATAGGAGAAGATAAATCTGGTATTCTATCAACctgttttgtttattagaaatgtttatttaattttcttagaaagaatgaaaagctaggatttttttctttaaggaaAATACAGGCCTAATGGCATTTTTGTAAATACTTGAAGCAGTAAAGAGCAAAAATGTAATAATATGACAGATTTCTACCGGAACCAACAGTAGGCCGTGTTTGTCCAAACAGCCAAAGACggctctttattttttcactttcaGAAGCGAGCCTACAATTGTCTCAAAGGATAAAGTACTTGATTTTAATTAGATTTACCTTATTGGAAATGCTAATTTAGACTCCACGTCGGCTATTTTTATCACAGATATTGCTTCGCAAAGGAATATACCAGATAAATGGGTTGGCATTTGGACAATTAAAGAAAGACAAGACAATTTCAATGAACTTTGTAAAGAGATGAAAACAAAGCCTATCAATGATTTAATATATCCAATACTTAActtgaattattgataaatgcaAGATAGATTAACATACAACTTTTAAAATAACaagaagaatattattttaGTTCTGCTTAGACTCAGGCAAGATGCTAATTGAACATATTTGGACATTCATCTCCATATATATTGAGGACTAGCTTCTTATTCGGCGATTCTCTTTGAATACTTATTCCTTTCTTTGGATTACTCTAAAAGCACTTTCTACGAATTTACCTTTGTCAGATATGAAGCGGGGCTTATACAAGACATTGTACAGAAAATCTCAACTCAACTAGATCGAACGCTATTAAAAGTAGCCAAGTATCCGGTTGGGATAGATTCCCGAGTACAAGAGCTTCAAACAATCCTAAATCTACAGTCCAAGGATGATATTCTTATGATAGGATTATGGGGACAAGGAGGCATAGGCAAGACAACCCTTGCTAAAGCCATCTATAATGCTATTTTTAGGGAGTTTCAAGGTTCTAGTTTCTTGGACCGTGTTAGTGAAAATTCCAAAAGTTCCACTGATTTGGTTCATTTGCAGAAAAAATTGCTATCACAAGTACTGCGAAAAGAATTAATAGTCTTCAGTGTTGATGAAGGAAGTCAATTGATTCAAGATAGACTTTCCAATAAGAAAGTTCTCAttattcttgatgatgtggatgatgaACACCAGTTAAATGCTTTAGCTGGAGATTGCGAGTGGTTCGGTAAAGGAAGTAGGATAATTATCACAACAAGAAACAAGCATCTGCTAACTTCTCATGGAGTATATTCGGATAAGTTGTACAAAGTTACAGCTCTCGAGTGTGGTGaagatcttgaactttttagaAAGCATGCTTTTCTAAGaagtcaaaaaatagaaataaggaGCAATCTTGTTGATAGTGTTTTACATTATGCTGGAGGCCTTCCTTTGGCACTTCAGGTGTTGGGTTCTTTCTTGTGCGGTAGAGGAGAACATCAATGGGAAAGTACCTTGGACAAACTAGCCAAAAGTCCTCACAAAGAAATCAACGATGTGTTAAAGGTAAGTTATGATGGATTGGAGGACTATGTAAAGGAGATTTTTCTCGACATTGCTTGTTTCTTCAAGGGGCAGGAGACAAAGTACATTAGGGAAGTTCTTGATAGTTGTGATTTTGCCACGACTATTGGGGTTGAAATTCTCATTGAGCGCTCCCTGATTAGTGAAGAGCACAGGACCTtacaaatgcatgacttgataAAATGGATGGGTATGGAAATTGTTAAAAGAGAATGTTGTGATGATGCCGGCAAGCGCGTAGAGGTTATGGCTTTATGATGATGTTCTTGATGTTCTATCAGGAGATGCGGTAAGACTTTTAGTGTATAAGAATTCAAATTCTATTCTTATCATTGACTTTGTACTATTGTTACAAAGTAACCTAATTGTATTCGAATAAATATACAGGGAACAGATGCAATAAAAGCCATAGTTTTGAAGCTACCAAAGTTTGAAGAGACATACATTTGTCCTAATGCTTTCACAAACATGAGAAAGTTGAGGTTGCTCATCCTGCATAACGTAGGTAATTCTTTCCAAGGTCCCGTCCATCTCCCTAGTCAATTAGGGTGTTTGGAATTGCATGATTGTGACTTGATTCCAGAATTTGGCTTTGGTCGAAAGAGATTAGTTAGACTTGATATGCCGAATAGCAAAATCAAGGAACTGCCAAAATTTAAGGTGCGCATTCCTTTTTTCATAACTTATTCTTGTTTGTGTTAAATCAAATGATATTTGTTATTTTCCTAGGAAAACATCTACAATTACTATATTCCTTATACATATCAAAGCATCAAATGTAGGCTAGCAATCTAGTACATAGAACCAATGCGGCTAAAATCTTCCGTTAATAAATAGTCTACTTTATAACTAACAACTTGATCATACTTGAAATACATATATAGCaaagatttcatttttcattcttgtACTTTAACTACTTTCCTAGTCACGTCCATGTGGCTTTAATTTTTCTAACTGAGTCATTTTATTTACACAAATTGTTTAATCAAGTTTCATTAGCATCAAATTTGGTCAAATTCAACTGACGTTATCGTCGGGATGTCGGAGTATGATGTGAATTGAATATGATCCACATGGTCACCTTTTGTAAATAGTGAATGGTGGTAGTTGCCACAacctgcttttttatttttttgggtgtcAAAGTCATAACCCGTTTGACTAGCTTCTGTTGAAGCTAATGTTATGACTGCTAACGTATGTGCGTTATATTGTGGAATCAGTCTAATGACCACATCAGCTAAGGCTGGCTAGATTTGGTACGGGAGAGTTctgattagaaaatttatgtAAGTAAAAGGAATTAACTAGAAAAACTAAAAGTATAAgtacttgattttattttatttttaaagtataAGTACTTGATTAAAAAGGTAGTGAAAGTGTAGGAATGAAAAGAAGTTTTCCGtacatatacaaaaaaaaaaaaacagtgagCTCAAACCACCATGACTTTGAGCTGAAAATTGGAACAAATACTTCCTcatatgcaattaatatttgaACGTAGAATGTGCTTAAGGTAACGAGAAGACTTGTTATTTGATTTGTAGGCTTTTGATATATGTAATAGTCCCAATATCTTTAAAGGCCCCTCCCATGAGAGAATTGAGAAGCCACGTACTCATTACTCTATGGATGGTAATAGATAAATCTAATTTGCTTGTTAAGTTTCAAGTGGTGTACAAGATAAAATATTAGAATGTCAAAATAATTTAACTAATTCATAGATAATTAACAATTTTATCAATGTGACTGAGCTTGACTAAGGCTTTGATTTCATGCTAAACCCAAGAGGTTGTTATCCATCTCGTGTtcgaaaattacaaaaaataaaaatgctttaTTCATAATTAAGTACAAAAAAGAACCTTCAGAGAAAAGTCATCATTCAGTTTTGAttacttagggcgcgtttggtaacgattctgttcccgtgAGCCGATTCGATAAGAaccgattctttttattctcgTTCCCTGAACCGATTTCGAGTAAAaacacgtgtttggtaactgtacaatttttttttattctggaatagaattgcgtttggtatcgtattaattgattttgttccaaattaatttcttttgatttttataaaattttaaataatttctttacttttttactttttttttttttttttcctttttttttttctttttttctttttctttttttttttttcccctttttcctattcttcttcttcttcatttggccggtcgccggaccggcgaccggccagtgacgagggccggcgacgctcaccggagcgccgccgccctcggcgaggtcggcctcgtcgCCCGAGCCTCGGCaaagctgggcgaggctcgcccagccccgccgaggctcggcctcgccagatctagcgaggccgagcctcgccggtggcctgctagcctcgcctagcctcggcgaggccgccttggccaccggcgggccgggcgagcctcgccgatggccgggcgaggctcgacctcgccgatggccgggcgaggctcgacctcgcccgatccgggaggccaagcctcgcccagcctgccggcgaggctcgcccggccaccggcgaggcttgcccagccccgtCGGTGGGCcagtcggcctcgccggtgccgggcgaggccggccggccaccggcgaggccgggcttgcctccggcgatcTCGcggaccggcggccg
This region of Eucalyptus grandis isolate ANBG69807.140 chromosome 8, ASM1654582v1, whole genome shotgun sequence genomic DNA includes:
- the LOC104416683 gene encoding disease resistance protein RPV1; translation: MASSSSSKHRRSYDVFLSFRGTDVRNYFLGHLYTALDQSGINSYMDNEDLKKGEQISPALMEAIEESQIAIVVFSKDYASSPWCLEEVAKIMECKEQRGLMVFPVFYKVEPREVRGQRQGYAEAMAKHEVKFGEDSEKVKRWKKALLDVGSMSGWHFMDGYEAGLIQDIVQKISTQLDRTLLKVAKYPVGIDSRVQELQTILNLQSKDDILMIGLWGQGGIGKTTLAKAIYNAIFREFQGSSFLDRVSENSKSSTDLVHLQKKLLSQVLRKELIVFSVDEGSQLIQDRLSNKKVLIILDDVDDEHQLNALAGDCEWFGKGSRIIITTRNKHLLTSHGVYSDKLYKVTALECGEDLELFRKHAFLRSQKIEIRSNLVDSVLHYAGGLPLALQVLGSFLCGRGEHQWESTLDKLAKSPHKEINDVLKVSYDGLEDYVKEIFLDIACFFKGQETKYIREVLDSCDFATTIGVEILIERSLISEEHRTLQMHDLIKWMGMEIVKRECCDDAGKRVEVMAL